The Streptomyces sp. SS1-1 genome has a segment encoding these proteins:
- a CDS encoding DUF5685 family protein, translating into MFGMVRPCRHRLGERFTSEWMAHLCGLCLALRGDHGQLARVVTNYDGLLISVLTEAQSDPSGALRRTAGPCPLRGMRTASVAQGEGARLAAAVSLVLASAKVRDHVADGDGLLARGPVALAARRVAAGWGAAGLRSGSAVGFDTGVLVDAVDRQLGIETLAGPGTPILTVTEPTETATAAAFAHTAVLAGRPGNAGPLAEAGRLFGRLAHLLDAVEDLAADAEAGAWNPLTATGTSLAEARRLADDAVHGVRLALREVEFTDPGLAHLLLVHELRRSVDRAFGTTPVCSSHQPGPYGQPPQQGSYGQPAQQGPYGAQHNPYAGGGNPYAGGGGAPGGGGGGFGGFGGGPAPQPPKGRRGFWAGCGMFWLLCCTCKLCCAKEYEGPWSRKKREGCCRDCDCDGCDCCCPCDGC; encoded by the coding sequence ATGTTCGGAATGGTCAGGCCCTGTCGGCATCGGCTCGGAGAGCGGTTCACCAGTGAATGGATGGCGCATCTGTGCGGGCTGTGCCTCGCGCTGCGCGGGGACCACGGGCAGCTGGCCCGGGTGGTCACGAACTACGACGGGCTGCTGATATCGGTCCTGACGGAGGCTCAGTCCGACCCGTCCGGAGCGCTGCGGCGTACGGCGGGGCCGTGTCCGCTGCGCGGAATGCGCACCGCGTCCGTCGCTCAGGGTGAGGGCGCCCGGCTCGCGGCCGCGGTCTCGCTGGTGCTGGCCTCGGCGAAGGTGCGCGACCATGTCGCCGACGGGGACGGGCTGCTGGCCCGCGGACCGGTGGCGCTCGCCGCGCGGCGGGTGGCCGCGGGCTGGGGCGCGGCGGGGCTGCGCTCCGGCTCCGCCGTCGGCTTCGACACGGGTGTCCTCGTCGACGCCGTCGACCGGCAGCTCGGCATCGAGACGCTCGCCGGGCCGGGCACTCCCATCCTGACCGTCACCGAGCCGACGGAGACCGCGACCGCAGCCGCCTTCGCGCACACCGCCGTCCTCGCCGGACGGCCGGGCAACGCCGGGCCGCTGGCCGAGGCGGGCCGGCTCTTCGGGCGGCTGGCGCACCTCCTGGACGCGGTGGAGGACCTGGCGGCCGACGCCGAGGCCGGTGCCTGGAACCCGCTGACCGCGACCGGGACCTCGCTCGCGGAGGCGCGGCGGCTCGCCGATGACGCCGTGCACGGGGTACGGCTGGCGCTGCGCGAGGTGGAGTTCACCGACCCCGGGCTCGCGCACCTGCTGCTCGTGCACGAACTGCGGCGCTCCGTGGACCGGGCGTTCGGCACGACTCCGGTCTGCTCCTCCCACCAGCCGGGCCCTTACGGACAGCCGCCGCAGCAGGGTTCCTATGGACAGCCGGCGCAGCAGGGTCCGTACGGCGCACAGCACAACCCGTACGCCGGGGGCGGGAATCCGTACGCCGGGGGTGGGGGCGCGCCCGGTGGAGGCGGGGGCGGCTTCGGCGGCTTCGGGGGCGGACCGGCTCCGCAGCCCCCGAAGGGACGGCGCGGCTTCTGGGCGGGCTGCGGCATGTTCTGGCTGCTGTGCTGCACCTGCAAGCTGTGCTGCGCGAAGGAGTACGAGGGCCCGTGGTCCCGCAAGAAGCGCGAGGGCTGCTGCCGCGACTGCGACTGCGACGGGTGCGACTGCTGCTGCCCTTGCGACGGTTGTTGA
- a CDS encoding cell division protein SepF, which yields MGSVRKASAWLGLVDDNDDERYYDDDYSEGTETGDAWVTDPRVKVATDVAEEKGRRIGTVTPDSFRDARAIGELFREGVPVIMNLTAMEPADAKRVVDFAAGLIFGLRGSIDRVSNRVFLLSPADTEIVSGDPAAHRADGFYNQS from the coding sequence ATGGGATCGGTGCGCAAGGCGAGTGCCTGGCTGGGCCTCGTTGACGACAACGATGACGAGCGTTACTACGACGACGACTACTCCGAAGGGACCGAAACCGGGGACGCCTGGGTCACCGACCCGCGGGTCAAGGTGGCCACGGACGTCGCCGAGGAGAAGGGCCGCCGGATCGGCACGGTCACCCCGGACAGCTTCCGGGACGCCCGCGCCATCGGCGAGCTGTTCCGGGAGGGCGTCCCCGTCATCATGAACCTCACGGCCATGGAGCCCGCCGACGCCAAGCGTGTCGTCGACTTCGCGGCGGGGCTCATCTTCGGCCTGCGCGGTTCGATCGACCGCGTGTCCAACCGCGTGTTCCTGCTGTCCCCCGCCGACACCGAGATCGTCAGCGGCGACCCGGCGGCGCACCGCGCGGACGGCTTCTACAACCAGAGCTGA
- a CDS encoding acyl-CoA dehydrogenase family protein, translating into MSASVKLPPFDPADPLGIDDLLEPEDLAVRDTVRRWAADRVLPHVADWYEKGELPEIRELARELGGIGALGMSLTGYGCAGASAVQYGLACLELEAADSGIRSLVSVQGSLAMYAIHRFGSEEQKQTWLPRMASGEVIGCFGLTEPDHGSDPASMRTYAKKDGADWVLSGRKMWITNGSVSGVAVVWAQTDEGIRGFVVPADSAGFSAPEIKHKLSLRASVTSELVLDDVRLPADAVLPEVVGLKGPLRCLSHARYGIVWGAMGAARSCFEAAVDYARTREQFGRPIGGFQLTQAKLADMALELHKGILLAHHLGRRMDAGRLRPEQVSFGKLNNVREAIDICRMSRTILGANGISLEYPIMRHATNLESVLTYEGTVEMHQLVLGKALTGLDAFR; encoded by the coding sequence ATGTCCGCGTCCGTGAAGTTGCCCCCGTTCGACCCCGCCGACCCCCTCGGCATCGACGACCTGCTCGAACCCGAGGACCTGGCCGTCCGGGACACCGTGCGGCGGTGGGCGGCGGACCGGGTCCTGCCCCATGTCGCCGACTGGTACGAGAAGGGCGAACTGCCCGAAATCCGGGAGCTGGCGCGGGAGCTCGGCGGGATCGGCGCCCTCGGGATGTCCCTCACCGGCTACGGCTGCGCCGGCGCCTCCGCCGTGCAGTACGGCCTGGCCTGCCTGGAGCTGGAGGCCGCCGACTCCGGGATCCGCTCCCTCGTCTCCGTGCAGGGCTCCCTCGCGATGTACGCCATCCACCGCTTCGGCAGCGAGGAGCAGAAGCAGACCTGGCTGCCCCGGATGGCCTCCGGCGAGGTCATCGGCTGCTTCGGGCTGACTGAGCCCGACCACGGCTCCGACCCCGCCTCCATGCGCACCTACGCCAAGAAGGACGGCGCGGACTGGGTGCTCAGCGGGCGCAAGATGTGGATCACCAACGGGTCCGTCTCCGGGGTCGCCGTGGTCTGGGCGCAGACCGACGAGGGCATCCGCGGATTCGTCGTGCCGGCCGACAGCGCCGGGTTCTCCGCCCCGGAGATCAAGCACAAGCTGTCGCTGCGGGCCTCCGTCACCAGCGAGCTGGTCCTGGACGACGTACGGCTGCCGGCGGACGCCGTGCTGCCGGAGGTCGTCGGGCTGAAGGGCCCGCTCAGATGTCTCTCGCACGCCCGGTACGGGATCGTGTGGGGGGCCATGGGGGCGGCGCGGTCCTGCTTCGAGGCCGCCGTGGACTACGCGAGGACGCGGGAGCAGTTCGGCCGGCCGATCGGGGGCTTCCAGCTCACCCAGGCCAAGCTCGCCGACATGGCGCTCGAACTGCACAAGGGGATTCTGCTCGCCCACCATCTCGGGCGGCGGATGGACGCCGGCCGCCTGCGTCCCGAGCAGGTCAGCTTCGGCAAGCTCAACAACGTCCGCGAGGCCATCGACATCTGCCGTATGTCCCGGACGATCCTCGGCGCCAACGGGATCTCGCTCGAGTACCCGATCATGCGGCACGCGACCAACCTCGAGTCGGTGCTCACCTACGAGGGCACCGTCGAGATGCACCAGCTCGTGCTGGGCAAGGCGCTCACCGGGCTGGACGCCTTCCGGTGA
- a CDS encoding MFS transporter, producing the protein MSGTTTAAAALRRRAAGAGANRWVVLVVLCVSLLLVAVDATVLHVAVPAVTEDLRPGAIELLWIVDIYPLVCASLLILFGTLGDRVGRRRVLLLGYGLFGLASGLAALAHDPQVLILARALLGVGGAMIMPATLSILRQVFPDRRERALAIGIWSAVAAVGAAVGPLLGGFLLEHFWWGSVFLVNIPLMLVSLPVGRLLLPESKGDGRGPWDVVGALMAAAGLFGVVLGVKRLGGGEPAVSALTLAPLLAGAALLVLFVRRQRRRTYPLVDLRMFARPAFSTSVGCIVLAMLALVGLELIAAQYLQLVLGLSPLETGLRLLPLTFAAMAAGLAGARMLRRFGPRAMVCFGFCLTAAAVVLLTFMGRTDNSALMVAGFVLLGFGLETTLFGAYESMLSEAPQEQSGGAAAIGETSYQLGAGIGIALLGSVMNAAYAPGLSRVDGVPASASSSASHSLGEAYEVATQLGGRAGLALRHAARDSFVHGLHVTLLVSAGLLLLGAVMALRLPRVMQCEAPPVEVPKPREAVEQPRVSA; encoded by the coding sequence ATGTCCGGGACGACCACGGCCGCCGCTGCGCTGCGCCGTCGGGCGGCCGGGGCCGGTGCCAACCGCTGGGTCGTCCTCGTCGTCCTCTGCGTCAGCCTGCTGCTGGTCGCCGTCGACGCCACCGTCCTGCACGTGGCGGTGCCCGCCGTCACCGAGGACCTCCGACCCGGCGCGATAGAACTGCTCTGGATCGTCGACATCTACCCGCTCGTCTGCGCCTCGCTGCTGATCCTCTTCGGCACGCTCGGCGACCGGGTGGGCCGCAGACGCGTGCTGCTCCTGGGGTACGGCCTCTTCGGCCTCGCCTCGGGCCTGGCCGCCCTCGCCCACGATCCACAGGTGCTGATCCTCGCCCGCGCGCTGCTCGGCGTCGGCGGCGCCATGATCATGCCGGCCACCCTGTCCATCCTGCGCCAGGTCTTCCCCGACCGGCGCGAACGCGCCCTCGCCATCGGCATCTGGAGTGCCGTCGCCGCCGTGGGCGCGGCGGTCGGGCCCCTGCTCGGCGGCTTTCTGCTGGAGCACTTCTGGTGGGGCTCGGTCTTCCTCGTCAACATCCCGCTCATGCTGGTCAGCCTGCCGGTGGGACGCCTGCTGCTGCCCGAGTCGAAGGGCGACGGCCGGGGCCCCTGGGACGTCGTCGGCGCCCTGATGGCGGCGGCCGGACTCTTCGGCGTCGTGCTGGGCGTGAAGCGGCTCGGCGGCGGGGAGCCCGCCGTCAGCGCCCTCACCCTCGCACCGCTCCTGGCCGGCGCGGCCCTGCTGGTCCTCTTCGTGCGACGGCAGCGACGGCGCACGTACCCGCTGGTGGACCTCCGGATGTTCGCCCGGCCCGCGTTCAGCACGTCCGTCGGGTGCATCGTGCTGGCGATGCTCGCCCTGGTCGGCCTCGAACTGATCGCGGCGCAGTACCTCCAGCTGGTCCTCGGACTGTCCCCGCTGGAGACCGGGCTGCGGCTGCTCCCGCTGACCTTCGCCGCGATGGCGGCCGGGCTCGCGGGGGCGCGGATGCTGCGCCGGTTCGGGCCGCGGGCCATGGTGTGCTTCGGCTTCTGCCTGACGGCCGCCGCCGTGGTGCTGCTCACCTTCATGGGACGGACCGACAACTCCGCCCTCATGGTCGCCGGCTTCGTCCTGCTCGGCTTCGGACTGGAGACGACGCTCTTCGGGGCGTACGAGTCGATGCTCTCCGAGGCGCCGCAGGAGCAGTCCGGTGGCGCGGCGGCCATCGGTGAGACGTCCTACCAGCTTGGCGCCGGCATCGGCATCGCGCTGCTCGGCAGCGTCATGAACGCGGCCTACGCGCCCGGCCTCAGCCGCGTCGACGGCGTCCCCGCGTCCGCCTCCTCGTCCGCCTCCCACTCCCTGGGCGAGGCCTACGAGGTCGCCACGCAGCTCGGCGGCCGCGCGGGTCTGGCCCTGCGGCACGCGGCCCGGGACTCCTTCGTGCACGGGCTGCATGTGACGCTCCTCGTCAGCGCCGGTCTGCTGCTGCTCGGGGCCGTGATGGCGCTGCGCCTGCCCCGCGTCATGCAGTGCGAGGCCCCGCCCGTCGAGGTGCCCAAGCCGCGGGAGGCCGTGGAGCAGCCCCGCGTCTCCGCCTGA
- a CDS encoding phosphatase PAP2 family protein, whose product MCTEPKLTRLDRVFARLDREPERPAHIDVPRMTPHRVVLFAAALAFYGAIVWAVVVTSWLVRLDWQVMFFRPYQQWAEIHAFVDYYVVLGQRGPTAVMVAAWLGWRSWRQHTLRPLLALGVSLLLLNVTVGAAKLGMGRLGPHYATTIGSNEMWLGGDIFPSGHTANAVVTWGILAYLASTPRARRWLSALSAVTSLGVGMSTVYLGTHWLSDVVLGWTAGLLILLALPWFEPLIARAETWLLDLRDRWRERRAAGAVPVTPVEAPVLLPSRPSAAEEEIAAREAAHPSRSPRAPVYLAPGPHTARAERAPGTPTGSRRPPHTERTTRGATPTARPVTGG is encoded by the coding sequence GTGTGTACCGAACCAAAGCTGACCCGTCTGGACCGGGTCTTCGCCAGGCTGGACCGGGAGCCCGAACGCCCGGCCCACATCGATGTGCCGCGGATGACCCCGCACCGGGTCGTGCTGTTCGCGGCGGCCCTCGCCTTCTATGGGGCCATCGTGTGGGCCGTCGTCGTCACCTCGTGGCTGGTCCGGCTGGACTGGCAGGTCATGTTCTTCCGCCCGTACCAGCAGTGGGCCGAGATCCACGCCTTCGTCGACTACTACGTGGTGCTGGGCCAGCGCGGCCCCACCGCCGTGATGGTCGCCGCATGGCTGGGCTGGCGCTCCTGGCGGCAGCACACCCTGCGTCCACTGCTCGCCCTCGGCGTCTCCCTGCTGTTGCTGAACGTGACCGTGGGCGCCGCCAAGCTCGGCATGGGGCGTCTCGGACCGCACTACGCGACCACGATCGGCTCGAACGAGATGTGGCTCGGCGGCGATATATTTCCGAGCGGTCACACCGCGAACGCCGTGGTCACCTGGGGCATCCTCGCCTACCTGGCCTCCACCCCGAGAGCCCGCCGCTGGCTGTCCGCCCTGTCGGCGGTGACCTCGCTGGGCGTCGGCATGTCGACCGTCTACCTCGGTACGCACTGGCTGAGCGACGTGGTGCTCGGCTGGACCGCCGGCCTGCTGATCCTGCTCGCCCTGCCCTGGTTCGAGCCGCTGATCGCCCGCGCCGAGACCTGGCTGCTGGACCTGCGCGACCGCTGGCGGGAGCGCCGGGCGGCCGGCGCCGTGCCGGTCACGCCGGTCGAGGCCCCGGTGCTGCTGCCCTCGCGCCCCTCGGCCGCGGAGGAGGAGATCGCGGCCCGGGAGGCGGCCCATCCGTCCCGCTCCCCCCGGGCGCCGGTCTATCTGGCACCCGGACCGCACACCGCCCGCGCCGAGCGCGCCCCGGGGACGCCGACCGGGAGCCGCCGGCCGCCGCACACGGAGCGCACCACGCGCGGCGCCACCCCCACGGCCCGCCCGGTCACGGGCGGCTGA
- a CDS encoding I78 family peptidase inhibitor — translation MAPIPHPPTEPQDDPDTYVGLDADGAERRARTRGWSTVRALPPGAIITMEYRAGRLNFEVKDGQVVRAWKG, via the coding sequence ATGGCACCCATTCCGCATCCCCCCACCGAACCGCAGGACGACCCGGACACCTACGTCGGCCTCGATGCCGACGGGGCCGAGCGGCGCGCCCGGACCCGAGGGTGGTCCACGGTGCGCGCGCTGCCGCCGGGGGCGATCATCACGATGGAGTACCGCGCGGGACGGCTGAACTTCGAGGTGAAGGACGGCCAGGTCGTGCGGGCCTGGAAGGGCTGA